One segment of Trypanosoma brucei brucei TREU927 chromosome 8, complete sequence DNA contains the following:
- a CDS encoding acyl-CoA dehydrogenase, mitochondrial precursor, putative, producing the protein MRRFISVSKHMPGRHSSYAAGLFNFKIVPDEMFPYPCRKVDGDEAENLQLLLEDVRKNGSTLTNLYGARISTEYGGMDLGHTAHALIYEEVGAKCNADMLSLIGHSGMCTYLLSAVGDKSLKGEYLTAMSDGSVVMGWAVEESNGSDFSMTSTKASLRDDKYVLTGEKHCFNAAKATHFLVLGKTFTQIVAEEGATTVERLSFFICAKDAPGVKVVGNSVAMENTPARCAVGVVGEGFKNAMITLFTEQYLYTASLLGIMKRILQILGESNAGEGAGGLIGSFACFVYAMESTIYALAAIADTPVEDSLLECTLTAAFTQSTVTKLLKDLEISIPPSVQLEECISCARSILNQTEQDHFLYAAAVCCGIEDYGLFFQNASTLQVMQARLLRSLGVRDRIPIKNVRNASLIDEVVVTFGNAVETTFVRSGSHVQYQQLLLDRLGEAASLIYAASAVASRASLCVAKGLPSLELEESLAACFVSSAVSRSRVLCEEVCNVGKTADDILRRIALDICEDALQ; encoded by the coding sequence atgagacGTTTCATTTCTGTTTCTAAGCACATGCCCGGCCGTCACTCGTCTTATGCGGCAGGTCTATTCAACTTCAAGATTGTGCCGGATGAGATGTTTCCATACCCCTGTCGTAAGGTTGATGGTGATGAAGCAGAGAACTTACAATTGTTGCTGGAAGACGTCCGAAAAAATGGCAGCACACTTACAAATCTTTATGGAGCCCGTATAAGTACGGAATATGGTGGGATGGATCTTGGTCACACCGCCCATGCTTTAATATATGAGGAAGTTGGTGCAAAGTGTAATGCTGACATGCTATCGCTAATAGGCCACAGTGGTATGTGTACTTATCTCTTATCGGCAGTTGGGGACAAGTCGTTAAAGGGAGAGTATTTAACGGCGATGTCTGACGGTAGTGTAGTGATGGGGTGGGCGGTTGAAGAAAGCAATGGGAGCGACTTTAGCATGACTTCAACTAAAGCCTCTCTCCGCGATGACAAGTACGTATTAACAGGGGAAAAACATTGTTTTAACGCCGCGAAAGCTACGCATTTTTTGGTCTTAGGTAAGACATTTACTCAAATTGTTGCGGAGGAGGGGGCTACTACAGTCGAACGCCTGTCATTTTTTATATGCGCCAAAGACGCCCCCGGTGTGAAGGTGGTCGGGAACTCCGTTGCCATGGAAAATACTCCAGCCCGCTGCGCAGTTGGTGTAGTGGGCGAAGGGTTTAAAAACGCGATGATAACGTTGTTTACAGAACAATACCTATACACGGCCTCACTTCTTGGGATAATGAAGCGTATCCTTCAAATTCTGGGGGAGTCCAATGCTGGAGAGGGTGCTGGTGGGCTTATCGGTTCTTTTGCCTGCTTTGTATATGCTATGGAGTCCACTATTTACGCCCTGGCTGCTATAGCGGACACACCTGTGGAGGACAGTCTGCTGGAGTGTACGTTAACGGCTGCGTTTACCCAAAGCACTGTAACGAAACTATTAAAGGATTTGGAGATATCAATCCCACCAAGCGTGCAACTGGAGGAGTGTATTTCTTGCGCGAGAAGCATCTTAAATCAAACGGAGCAGGATCATTTTTTATATGCCGCGGCTGTTTGCTGCGGCATCGAGGATTATGGCTTGTTTTTCCAAAATGCATCGACATTGCAAGTGATGCAGGCGAGGTTGCTTCGATCGTTGGGGGTGCGCGATCGTATTCCCATTAAGAATGTCAGGAATGCGTCACTGATTGACGAGGTGGTTGTGACATTTGGGAATGCCGTGGAAACCACCTTTGTAAGAAGTGGTTCCCACGTTCAGTACCAGCAACTACTTCTTGATCGGTTGGGGGAAGCTGCATCTCTTATTTACGCAGCATCAGCTGTGGCCTCTCGGGCCTCGCTGTGTGTTGCAAAAGGCCTTCCTTCGTTGGAACTCGAGGAAAGTTTAGCGGCatgctttgtttcttctgctgtTAGTAGGTCTCGGGTCCTCTGCGAGGAGGTCTGTAACGTAGGTAAGACAGCTGATGATATATTGAGAAGAATTGCCCTCGATATTTGCGAAGATGCTTTACAGTAG
- a CDS encoding ATP-dependent DEAD/H RNA helicase, putative: MYGMNRGGGGGYRNDRMGALGANLQDVKWDQVNVVAPQWNYYKPQERCSDEEVAQYMRDNHITIYGDSVPQPMLKFSDLVAPDTIHQAFIDLGYKSPTPIQSIAWPILLNSRDLVGVAKTGSGKTMGFMVPAALHIMAQPPIRVGEGPIALVLAPTRELAVQIEEETRKVLRRVPTITTACLYGGTPKGPQIRALRAGVHVCIATPGRLIDLLEIRAANLLRVTFLVLDEADRMLDMGFEVQIRKICQQIRKDRQTLMFSATWPQEIRNLAASFQRDFIRVHVGSEDLIANADVTQHVSVVEDYDKQRRLEEILQKVGKQRVLIFVKTKRTADSLHHSLQRLIGGSVMAIHGDKEQSQRDYVLDRFRRDERSVLVATDVAARGLDIKNLDVVINFDMPTNIEDYVHRIGRTGRAGQRGDAYTFVSGADPSKTVRDLIDILRRANQEIPPGLHSLAGRGGGGSGGGGFRGGRRGGYGGGGGGYGYGRSGAQYGSGPTYGRDYRGAPSHHQSGISVGGNTSDAYWRGGAPPPGQQPYYPVCGGNKRTREVSGGFHSDPQNSYRQQPTGGSY; encoded by the exons ATGTATGGGATGAacagaggaggaggcggtggATACCGCAACGACCGGATGGGTGCACTCGGTGCCAACCTACAGGATGTAAAGTGGGACCAGGTGAATGTTGTGGCTCCTCAGTGGAACTATTACAAACCCCAGGAGCGTTGCAGTGACGAGGAGGTGGCACAATACATGCGCGACAACCACATTACTATTTATGGTGATTCCGTGCCCCAGCCAATGCTCAAGTTCTCTGACCTCGTTGCGCCGGACACCATTCATCAGGCATTCATAGACCTCGGCTACAAGAGCCCGACCCCAATTCAGTCTATCGCCTGGCCAATCCTTCTCAACTCACGCGACCTTGTCGGCGTGGCGAAGACCGGATCCGGCAAGACCATGGGTTTCATGGTCCCTGCCGCCCTTCATATAATGGCGCAGCCGCCCATCCGCGTGGGTGAGGGTCCCATTGCTTTGGTGCTCGCGCCGACGAGGGAACTTGCGGTGCAGATCGAAGAGGAGACGCGTAAGGTGCTACGACGTGTGCCGACCATCACGACGGCGTGTTTGTATGGCGGTACACCAAAGGGGCCGCAAATCCGTGCCCTTCGAGCTGGGGTACATGTCTGCATTGCAACTCCCGGCCGCCTCATCGACCTGCTGGAGATTCGCGCTGCCAATCTTCTGCGCGTGACGTTCCTTGTGCTTGACGAAGCGGACCGTATGCTTGATATGGGGTTCGAGGTGCAAATTCGAAAGATTTGCCAGCAGATTCGCAAGGATCGGCAGACGCTTATGTTCTCGGCAACGTGGCCCCAAGAAATAAGGAACCTCGCTGCTAGTTTTCAACGTGACTTCATCCGTGTTCATGTTGGATCTGAGGACCTAATTGCGAACGCTGATGTTACTCAGCACGTGAGTGTGGTGGAAGATTACGACAAACAGCGGCGGCTGGAGGAGATTCTGCAAAAGGTTGGCAAGCAGAGGGTTCTCATCTTTGTAAAGACGAAGCGTACCGCTGATTCCCTGCACCATTCGCTACAGCGCCTCATTGGAGGCTCAGTGATGGCCATCCATGGTGATAAGGAACAATCGCAGCGCGATTATGTGCTTGACCGCTTCCGTCGCGACGAAAGGTCCGTGCTGGTAGCAACGGACGTTGCCGCCCGCGGGCTTGACATTAAGAACCTCGATGTGGTGATTAACTTCGACATGCCCACAAACATAGAAGATTACGTGCATCGTATTG GGCGTACCGGTCGTGCCGGGCAGCGTGGTGATGCTTACACATTTGTTAGCGGTGCCGATCCGTCCAAGACTGTTCGTGACTTGATCGACATTCTTCGCCGCGCCAATCAGGAGATTCCACCAGGGCTTCACTCGCTTGCTGGccgcggtggcggtggcagtggcggtggcggctTCCGTGGGGGCCGTCGCGGAGGGTACGGTGGGGGCGGTGGCGGTTACGGCTACGGCCGCTCTGGTGCGCAGTACGGCTCTGGGCCCACATACGGCAGGGATTACCGTGGCGCTCCATCCCACCATCAATCGGGTATTTCTGTTGGTGGCAATACATCTGATGCCTATTGGAGAGGGGGAGCGCCACCGCCTGGTCAACAGCCTTACTATCCGGTGTGCGGAGGTAATAAACGGACCCGTGAGGTGTCCGGCGGCTTTCACTCAGATCCTCAGAACTCGTACCGTCAGCAACCGACGGGTGGTTCTTATTAG
- a CDS encoding maoC-like dehydratase, putative, which translates to MLKVGQRHMGRVIRIGDFASTRRVITLDDVKAFGPLVGDSNPIHVDEAAAKAAGFQSPVVHGMLAGSLFSGLLGSELPGPQSIYMSQTLRFVVPLFVGDEVEARIEVTQFRRTKFMIAFRTTVFRIDKQTGEKTLCIEGTAVGMNKTVTFEGESEWNVPRVE; encoded by the coding sequence ATGTTAAAGGTAGGCCAGAGACACATGGGTCGTGTGATTCGGATCGGTGATTTTGCGTCCACGCGGCGGGTCATTACGTTAGATGACGTTAAAGCGTTCGGGCCGCTTGTCGGCGATTCCAACCCTATTCATGTGGATGAAGCTGCGGCGAAGGCTGCTGGTTTTCAGTCTCCAGTTGTGCATGGGATGCTAGCCGGTTCTCTTTTCTCAGGGCTGTTGGGGTCAGAGCTCCCGGGGCCGCAGTCGATTTACATGAGCCAGACATTGCGCTTCGTGGTCCCTCTGTTTGTTGGCGACGAGGTGGAGGCGCGTATCGAGGTGACTCAATTCAGAAGAACGAAGTTTATGATAGCTTTCCGCACGACCGTGTTCCGCATTGACAAGcaaacaggggaaaaaaccCTCTGTATCGAAGGCACTGCGGTGGGCATGAACAAGACAGTTACCTTTGAAGGTGAGAGCGAGTGGAATGTGCCCCGTGTCGAGTAG